From Argopecten irradians isolate NY chromosome 2, Ai_NY, whole genome shotgun sequence, the proteins below share one genomic window:
- the LOC138314304 gene encoding coiled-coil domain-containing protein 34-like isoform X1, which produces MSLRPRPVTATVTKPKWMEPQVFRPRSLSLESNGSTASLTSVLDHDSYISPSPSDDEDWTYDKENCRKSEESEEKEDFQKDHYVDKKAIERKLAEYDESTYTEVTESVEENLSPWERWLISKTKSERKSRKQKVLEKKEQKQKLEEEKQMKEKNKEKAEENRRKWLAEKQERTRIRKKLEQQRVKMEEKLKADKERDISQKAEIEFKKWKAEKNKSLKEKERKEQQMRQDQEMKQAEKQKKAEEKYKEWCQKAANRPKSVPNSFGYTSGKLTGISQYPVPDAFYGYHDTSAYPPPSFYNPIPWHHNPVPRQKMEKNKTKTKSSKSKNYVWNPNKYF; this is translated from the exons ATGAGTCTGCGCCCAAGGCCTGTCACTGCGACAGTAACCAAACCAAAATGGATGGAGCCCCAAGTTTTCCGACCTCGCTCCTTGTCATTGGAGTCAAATGGATCTACTGCTTCCCTGACCTCGGTTCTTGATCACGATAGCTACATAAGTCCAAGTCCAAGTGATGACGAGGATTGGACCTACGATAAGGAAAATTGTAGGAAGAGCGAGGAGAGTGAAGAAAAGGAAGATTTTCAGAAAGATCACTATGTAGATAAGAAAGCCATTgaaag aaaattgGCTGAGTATGATGAAAGTACCTACACAGAAGTCACGGAAAGTGTAGAAGAAAACTTGTCACCTTGGGAAAGATGGTTAATATCCAAGACCAAATCAGAACGAAAGTCAAGGAAGCAAAAGGTTCTGGAAAAGAAAGAGCAAAAACAGAAACTAGAGGAGGAAAAACAAATGAAGGAAAAGAACAAAGAGAAAGCGGAGGAAAATCGTAGAAAATGGTTGGCAGAAAAACAAGAGAGGACAAGAATACGCAAAAAATTGGAACAACAGCGAGTGAAAATGGAGGAAAAATTGAAAGCTGATAAAGAAAGAGACATATCCCAGAAAGCTGAGATAGAGTTTAAAAAGTGGAAGGCGGAGAAAAACAAGTCTCTGAAGGAGAAAGAACGAAAGGAACAACAGATGAGACAGGATCAAGAGATGAAGCAGGCTGAGAAACAGAAGAAAGCGGAAGAGAAATATAAGGAATGGTGTCAGAAGGCAGCAAATAGGCCGAAGTCTGTACCTAATAGCTTTGGCTACACCTCTGGTAAACTCACAG GAATATCCCAATATCCAG TCCCTGACGCTTTCTATG GTTACCACGACACCAGTGCCTACCCTCCGCCTTCGTTCTACAACCCTATCCCCTGGCACCACAATCCCGTCCCTAGGCAGAAGATggagaaaaacaaaacaaagacaaaatcCAGCAAATCAAAAAATTATGTATGGAACCCAAATAAATACTTCTGA
- the LOC138314304 gene encoding coiled-coil domain-containing protein 34-like isoform X2 produces MSLRPRPVTATVTKPKWMEPQVFRPRSLSLESNGSTASLTSVLDHDSYISPSPSDDEDWTYDKENCRKSEESEEKEDFQKDHYVDKKAIERKLAEYDESTYTEVTESVEENLSPWERWLISKTKSERKSRKQKVLEKKEQKQKLEEEKQMKEKNKEKAEENRRKWLAEKQERTRIRKKLEQQRVKMEEKLKADKERDISQKAEIEFKKWKAEKNKSLKEKERKEQQMRQDQEMKQAEKQKKAEEKYKEWCQKAANRPKSVPNSFGYTSGKLTGISQYPGYHDTSAYPPPSFYNPIPWHHNPVPRQKMEKNKTKTKSSKSKNYVWNPNKYF; encoded by the exons ATGAGTCTGCGCCCAAGGCCTGTCACTGCGACAGTAACCAAACCAAAATGGATGGAGCCCCAAGTTTTCCGACCTCGCTCCTTGTCATTGGAGTCAAATGGATCTACTGCTTCCCTGACCTCGGTTCTTGATCACGATAGCTACATAAGTCCAAGTCCAAGTGATGACGAGGATTGGACCTACGATAAGGAAAATTGTAGGAAGAGCGAGGAGAGTGAAGAAAAGGAAGATTTTCAGAAAGATCACTATGTAGATAAGAAAGCCATTgaaag aaaattgGCTGAGTATGATGAAAGTACCTACACAGAAGTCACGGAAAGTGTAGAAGAAAACTTGTCACCTTGGGAAAGATGGTTAATATCCAAGACCAAATCAGAACGAAAGTCAAGGAAGCAAAAGGTTCTGGAAAAGAAAGAGCAAAAACAGAAACTAGAGGAGGAAAAACAAATGAAGGAAAAGAACAAAGAGAAAGCGGAGGAAAATCGTAGAAAATGGTTGGCAGAAAAACAAGAGAGGACAAGAATACGCAAAAAATTGGAACAACAGCGAGTGAAAATGGAGGAAAAATTGAAAGCTGATAAAGAAAGAGACATATCCCAGAAAGCTGAGATAGAGTTTAAAAAGTGGAAGGCGGAGAAAAACAAGTCTCTGAAGGAGAAAGAACGAAAGGAACAACAGATGAGACAGGATCAAGAGATGAAGCAGGCTGAGAAACAGAAGAAAGCGGAAGAGAAATATAAGGAATGGTGTCAGAAGGCAGCAAATAGGCCGAAGTCTGTACCTAATAGCTTTGGCTACACCTCTGGTAAACTCACAG GAATATCCCAATATCCAG GTTACCACGACACCAGTGCCTACCCTCCGCCTTCGTTCTACAACCCTATCCCCTGGCACCACAATCCCGTCCCTAGGCAGAAGATggagaaaaacaaaacaaagacaaaatcCAGCAAATCAAAAAATTATGTATGGAACCCAAATAAATACTTCTGA
- the LOC138314304 gene encoding coiled-coil domain-containing protein 34-like isoform X4, with protein MSLRPRPVTATVTKPKWMEPQVFRPRSLSLESNGSTASLTSVLDHDSYISPSPSDDEDWTYDKENCRKSEESEEKEDFQKDHYVDKKAIERKLAEYDESTYTEVTESVEENLSPWERWLISKTKSERKSRKQKVLEKKEQKQKLEEEKQMKEKNKEKAEENRRKWLAEKQERTRIRKKLEQQRVKMEEKLKADKERDISQKAEIEFKKWKAEKNKSLKEKERKEQQMRQDQEMKQAEKQKKAEEKYKEWCQKAANRPKSVPNSFGYTSGKLTGYHDTSAYPPPSFYNPIPWHHNPVPRQKMEKNKTKTKSSKSKNYVWNPNKYF; from the exons ATGAGTCTGCGCCCAAGGCCTGTCACTGCGACAGTAACCAAACCAAAATGGATGGAGCCCCAAGTTTTCCGACCTCGCTCCTTGTCATTGGAGTCAAATGGATCTACTGCTTCCCTGACCTCGGTTCTTGATCACGATAGCTACATAAGTCCAAGTCCAAGTGATGACGAGGATTGGACCTACGATAAGGAAAATTGTAGGAAGAGCGAGGAGAGTGAAGAAAAGGAAGATTTTCAGAAAGATCACTATGTAGATAAGAAAGCCATTgaaag aaaattgGCTGAGTATGATGAAAGTACCTACACAGAAGTCACGGAAAGTGTAGAAGAAAACTTGTCACCTTGGGAAAGATGGTTAATATCCAAGACCAAATCAGAACGAAAGTCAAGGAAGCAAAAGGTTCTGGAAAAGAAAGAGCAAAAACAGAAACTAGAGGAGGAAAAACAAATGAAGGAAAAGAACAAAGAGAAAGCGGAGGAAAATCGTAGAAAATGGTTGGCAGAAAAACAAGAGAGGACAAGAATACGCAAAAAATTGGAACAACAGCGAGTGAAAATGGAGGAAAAATTGAAAGCTGATAAAGAAAGAGACATATCCCAGAAAGCTGAGATAGAGTTTAAAAAGTGGAAGGCGGAGAAAAACAAGTCTCTGAAGGAGAAAGAACGAAAGGAACAACAGATGAGACAGGATCAAGAGATGAAGCAGGCTGAGAAACAGAAGAAAGCGGAAGAGAAATATAAGGAATGGTGTCAGAAGGCAGCAAATAGGCCGAAGTCTGTACCTAATAGCTTTGGCTACACCTCTGGTAAACTCACAG GTTACCACGACACCAGTGCCTACCCTCCGCCTTCGTTCTACAACCCTATCCCCTGGCACCACAATCCCGTCCCTAGGCAGAAGATggagaaaaacaaaacaaagacaaaatcCAGCAAATCAAAAAATTATGTATGGAACCCAAATAAATACTTCTGA
- the LOC138314304 gene encoding coiled-coil domain-containing protein 34-like isoform X3 yields MSLRPRPVTATVTKPKWMEPQVFRPRSLSLESNGSTASLTSVLDHDSYISPSPSDDEDWTYDKENCRKSEESEEKEDFQKDHYVDKKAIERKLAEYDESTYTEVTESVEENLSPWERWLISKTKSERKSRKQKVLEKKEQKQKLEEEKQMKEKNKEKAEENRRKWLAEKQERTRIRKKLEQQRVKMEEKLKADKERDISQKAEIEFKKWKAEKNKSLKEKERKEQQMRQDQEMKQAEKQKKAEEKYKEWCQKAANRPKSVPNSFGYTSGKLTVPDAFYGYHDTSAYPPPSFYNPIPWHHNPVPRQKMEKNKTKTKSSKSKNYVWNPNKYF; encoded by the exons ATGAGTCTGCGCCCAAGGCCTGTCACTGCGACAGTAACCAAACCAAAATGGATGGAGCCCCAAGTTTTCCGACCTCGCTCCTTGTCATTGGAGTCAAATGGATCTACTGCTTCCCTGACCTCGGTTCTTGATCACGATAGCTACATAAGTCCAAGTCCAAGTGATGACGAGGATTGGACCTACGATAAGGAAAATTGTAGGAAGAGCGAGGAGAGTGAAGAAAAGGAAGATTTTCAGAAAGATCACTATGTAGATAAGAAAGCCATTgaaag aaaattgGCTGAGTATGATGAAAGTACCTACACAGAAGTCACGGAAAGTGTAGAAGAAAACTTGTCACCTTGGGAAAGATGGTTAATATCCAAGACCAAATCAGAACGAAAGTCAAGGAAGCAAAAGGTTCTGGAAAAGAAAGAGCAAAAACAGAAACTAGAGGAGGAAAAACAAATGAAGGAAAAGAACAAAGAGAAAGCGGAGGAAAATCGTAGAAAATGGTTGGCAGAAAAACAAGAGAGGACAAGAATACGCAAAAAATTGGAACAACAGCGAGTGAAAATGGAGGAAAAATTGAAAGCTGATAAAGAAAGAGACATATCCCAGAAAGCTGAGATAGAGTTTAAAAAGTGGAAGGCGGAGAAAAACAAGTCTCTGAAGGAGAAAGAACGAAAGGAACAACAGATGAGACAGGATCAAGAGATGAAGCAGGCTGAGAAACAGAAGAAAGCGGAAGAGAAATATAAGGAATGGTGTCAGAAGGCAGCAAATAGGCCGAAGTCTGTACCTAATAGCTTTGGCTACACCTCTGGTAAACTCACAG TCCCTGACGCTTTCTATG GTTACCACGACACCAGTGCCTACCCTCCGCCTTCGTTCTACAACCCTATCCCCTGGCACCACAATCCCGTCCCTAGGCAGAAGATggagaaaaacaaaacaaagacaaaatcCAGCAAATCAAAAAATTATGTATGGAACCCAAATAAATACTTCTGA
- the LOC138314303 gene encoding involucrin-like: MQQEQQTFTNQAPVQKPYVAPSMGPKITAPPPSTIDGKYAAEHLGGALTLALAEIATCRPSDPIEYLAHWLYKYKANTDHHKQQLAEAKQLEEEEAEMVRARERKEKRLAEQKQMEQEAREKAEREEEERRKREQEDLQRKAKEAALAQRPNLETLKEEEGEEDAERGREKDFTGQTELHRLASTPESALLSVLNMGYSLAERNGENQTPRELALEKGYQDHVDTIDEFVQSLVENEKFTELEKLLLDGYDQWEVVLQNVKAKEPSEGIIGFIDSIADYQERISAVLKAAQTGVVRDLQQALERRSLAIARDKCGRGPLHLALLANQSDAAQYIVTNFPETLKARDNMYRTPLHYAMALSEDLAQLLIDNGANVKVKDAKQKVAAYYKENPSDIQTLQSSLPSIEESQGQTEMTQQSQGQTEMPQESQGQIETTQQSQGQTEMPQQSEQGQGQQA; encoded by the exons ATGCAACAAGAGCAGCAAACTTTCACCAACCAGGCACCTGTACAGAAACCATATGTCGCCCCATCGATGGGACCTAAAATTACAGCCCCTCCCCCTAGTACCATAGACGGGAAGTACGCTGCTGAGCACCTAGGGGGCGCTCTCACTCTTGCTCTGGCTGAGATAGCAACATGTCGACCTAGTGATCCAATAGAATACCTAGCACACTGGCTCTACAAATACAAGGCCAACACAGACCATCATAAACAG CAACTGGCAGAAGCCAAACAGCTGGAGGAAGAGGAAGCAGAGATGGTGAGAGCAAGAGAGAGGAAAGAGAAGAGACTAGCAGAACAAAAGCAGATGGAGCAAGAAGCAAGAGAGAAGGCAGAAAGAGAGGAAGAGGAACGACGCAAGAGAGAGCAGGAAGATCTACAGAGAAA AGCAAAGGAAGCTGCCCTGGCCCAGAGACCAAATCTGGAAACTTTGAAGGAGGAAGAGGGAGAGGAAGATGCAGAACGAGGCCGAGAGAAAGACTTCACAGGGCAGACAGAGTTGCACAGACTAGCTTCAACGCCAG AATCTGCCCTGTTGTCAGTACTGAACATGGGATACAGTCTGGCAGAGAGAAATGGGGAAAACCAAACCCCTAGGGAGTTAGCTTTGGAAAAAGGCTACCAAGACCATGTTGATACAATAG aTGAGTTTGTACAAAGCCTTGTTGAGAACGAGAAGTTTACCGAGTTAGAGAAGCTACTATTGGACGGTTATGACCAATGGGAGGTTGTGTTACAAAATGTCAAGGCAAAGGAACCATCAGAAGGAATCATCGGGTTTATAGACTCCATTGCAGACTATCAG GAGAGGATATCTGCAGTACTAAAGGCGGCACAGACGGGTGTAGTGCGCGATTTACAGCAGGCATTAGAAAGGAGAAGTCTCGCTATTGCCCGAGACAAATGTGGGCGAGGCCCTTTACACTTAGCTTTACTCGCCAACCAATCAGACGCTGCCCAGTATATTGTAACCAACTTCCCCGAGACACTGAAAGCTAGAGATAAT ATGTACCGTACACCCCTTCACTACGCCATGGCACTGTCAGAAGATCTTGCCCAACTCCTTATAGACAACGGAGCCAATGTGAAAGTCAAAGATGCA AAACAGAAAGTTGCTGCTTATTACAAAGAGAACCCCAGTGATATACAGACATTGCAGAGTTCTCTCCCCTCCATCGAGGAAAGTCAGGGTCAAACGGAAATGACACAGCAGAGTCAAGGTCAAACGGAAATGCCGCAGGAAAGTCAAGGTCAAATAGAAACTACACAACAGAGTCAAGGTCAAACAGAAATGCCACAACAGAGTGAACAAGGTCAAGGACAACAGGCCtag